GCGGTAGCGCTGCGCGGTCTTGGTCCAGTCGTCGATCTGCTTCTGCACCAGCGCCTTCTGCGCGTCGTCGGTGGTGGCGCCGAGCGTGAGCTTGCCCTGCTCGGCCGCGGTCACGACCACGGTGCGGCGGATGCTCTTGGCCTGGAAGAACGCCCAGAGATTGGCGGCCTCGACGTTCTTGCTGATCGCTTCGGTCTGCGCACCCTTGCCGAGCGTTTCCGAGATCGCCAGGAACAGCGCCAGCACGGCGATCAGGAGGGCGATCTTCTTGTTCGAGCCGGACGCGTGTTCGGCGTGCTCGGCATGCTCCATGCTCTCATGTGCGCTCATAAAAATCCCCTCCTGCTCATTTACCAACGATTGACCGAACCGTGCGGCGCGCGCAAGTGGCAAGCGGGATGGCGCATGCAATTAATGGTTTTGCCGTCTGGCTGTTCTAGTCCTGTCACATGACCACAGCGGATTTCATCGCAGCCTGCTTCTGGCCGTCCGCCGTCATCGCTGCGTTTGCGTTGCTGAAGGCCCGCAACAGCGCGGCCTTTCCGATCATCCTCAAGATCGTGATCTGGTTCGGCCTGGCCTACTTCCTGCTGGTGGTGCTCTGGGTCAACAGCTCGATCATCGCGATCAACGACATGAATGCCCTTCTCGTTCTCTTCGGCCTGGTGGTCGTCGGCTCCCAGCTGCGAGCCCCTGCGCCTCAAGGCTCATGGCGCGACAAGGCGAAAGGGTACGGCGGGATGATCGCGATCGTGCTGTTCGGCAGCATCATCGCATGGTTCTTCGGACGGATGCTCGTTCTCGACCTCTTCACGTCCCGCCTCGTGATCGAGGGCCGTGTTCAATACGCCAGCAGAACAAGTGGGCGCAGGGCCGATTATATCGTTATCATCGCGGGTCAAACCGTGAAGGTGACGGCGCCGCTTTACGAGCGGCTGCAGCAATTCAGACCCAAGGTTCGCGTCGAAGTCGGGCGCGGGTCGAACTATGTCTACGAGATCGAATATCTCGCCAACTAAGCTTCAGCGCCGCGGATGCGCACTCGCATAGACTTCGAGCAGGCGCTCGGAATCGATCCCGGTATAGATTTGCGTGGTCGAGAGCGAGGAATGGCCGAGCAATTCCTGGATGGCGCGCAAATCGCCGCCGCGCGAGAGCAGATGCGTGGCGAAGGAATGGCGCAGCGCGTGCGGCGTCGCGCTGTCGGGGAGGCCAAGCGCGCCGCGCAGCCGCTCCATCGCGAGTTGGATGATGCGTGGGCTGAGGGGACCGCCGCGCGCGCCGACGAAGATCGGGCCTTCCGCCGGCAACGGATACGGGCACATCGACACGTATTCCTGCACGAGCTCCAGCACGTTCTGCAGCACCGGTACCATGCGGGTCTTGTTGCCTTTGCCGGTGACGATCAGCACGTCGCCTTCGCCGGGCCGCGGCACCTCGCGGCGCTTCAGCCCCAACGCCTCGGAGATGCGCAGGCCCGAGCCATACAAGAGCGCCATCACGGCGGCATCGCGCGTCAGGATCCAGGTCTCGCGTTCCTCGCCGGCGCGCTCGTCGGCATCGGCAAGACGCTTTGCCGACGCCATCGGCAGCGGCTTAGGCAGGCTCTTCGCCACCTTCGGCGCGCGGATGGCGGAGAGAGCGCCGACCTTGCCCTTGCCCTCGCGCTCGAGGAAGCGGCCGAACGAGCGCAGGCCCGCCAGCGCGCGCATCAATGAACGGCCGGCAATGTCGTCGGCGCGGCGCATCGCCATGAAGGCGCGGATGTCGGTGGCTTCGAGCGATGCGAATCGTTCGAGCGTCACGCGCTCGCCCCAATGGCTGCAAAGGAAATCCAGGCACTGCCGCAAGTCCCGGCCATAGGCCTCCAGCGTCTTCGGCGACAGCCGCCGCTCGGCGCCGAGATGCGCCAGCCAGCGCGTCATCTCCAGCGCGATCGTGGGATCGGCGCTGGCGAGCTCGATTGGGGGGGCGGCCGCTTTGCTCATGCGCTCTGGACGTAATGATTCCGCACAGTATATCGCATCACACCAGTTTACTGTTCGCTAAGGCCGCGCCACGGCGCTAGCCTGAAGGCCGCAAGGTTCCGATTCTCCCTCCAAAGACCGTTGATGGATCACACGTCGCGCAGCAACGCCGCCCCTACCAACGCGACCCGCATGGTCGACGTGCTGGTGCCGGTCGCGCTCGACCAGACCTATTCCTACAAGGTGCCGCGCGGCATGGAGCTGAAGGCGGGCGATCTCCTCAGTGTGCCGCTCGGCCCGCGCGAGGTGCTGGCCGTGGTCTGGGGCGAGAACGCCAACCCCGATCCGCGCCTGCACAACCGCCTCAAGGAGGTCAGCGAGAAGCTCGACATCCAGCCGCTGAAACCCGAATTGCGCGCGGTCGTCGACTGGGTCGCCAATTACACGCTGAGCCCGCGCGGCATGGTGCTGCGCATGTGCCTGCGCATGGGCGAGAATTTGGGTCCCGAGCGGGTCCGCCCCGGCGTGCGCCTGGTCGGTGATCCCCCCAGGCGCCTGACGCCGGCGCGGGCGCGCGTGATCGAGGTGCTGTCCGACCGGCTGCTGCACGGCAAGTCCGAGGCCGCCAAGGAAGCCGGCGTCTCCGCCGGCGTGATCGATGGCCTCGTCGACGAAGGCACGCTCACGGTCGAGCCGATGCCGCCGCCTCCGCCGCCGCCGGCACCCGATCCCGATTTCGGCCGGCCGGATTTCTCGCCGCTGCAGCGTGCCGGCGTCGATGCGATGCGCGCCCTCGCGGCCAACGGCACCTTCCACGTCGCGCTGCTCGACGGCGTCACCGGCTCGGGCAAGACCGAGGTCTATTTCGAGGCCGTTGCGGAGACCATCCGCCGCGGAAAACAGTCACTGATCCTGATGCCGGAGATCGCGCTCACCGGCCAGTTCCTCGACCGTTTTGCGCAGCGCTTCGGCGTGCGCCCGATCGAGTGGCATTCCGAGCTGACGCCGCGCACCCGCGCGCGCAATTGGGCGGCGATCTCCGAGGGATCGGCGCCCGTCGTGGTCGGCGCGCGCTCGGCGCTGTTCCTGCCTTATGCCAATCTCGGCCTCATCGTCGTCGATGAGGAGCACGACCAGGCCTACAAGCAGGACGAGGGCGTGCATTATCACGCCCGCGACATGGCGGTGGTGCGCGGGCACATCGCAAAGATCCCGGTCGTGCTGGCCTCGGCGACGCCCTCGGTCGAATCCGAGGTTAATGCGCGCAAGAACCGCTATCAGCGCGTCGCGCTGCCGTCGCGCTTCGGCGGCCAGCACATGCCGCATATCGAGGCCATCGACCTGCGCCGCGAGCCGCCCGCGCGCGGCCGCTTCATCTCGCCGCGGCTTGCAGGCGAGATCAGGACCGCGATCGAGCGGCGCGAGCAGGCGCTCCTGTTCCTCAACCGCCGCGGCTATGCGCCGCTGACGCTGTGCCGCGCTTGCGGCCATCGCTTCGCCTGCACCATCTGCGATGCCTGGCTGGTCGATCACCGATTCCGCCAGCGCCTCGTCTGCCACCATTGCGGCTTCTCGATGCCGCGCCCGCATCTCTGCCCGAACTGCTCGGCGGAGGAATCGCTGGTCGCGGTCGGGCCCGGCGTCGAGCGTTTGCAGGAGGAGGCGGCCGCGCTGTTCCCGGACGCACGCACCATGGTGCTGTCGAGCGATCTCATCACCTCGATCGAGACGATGCGCTCGGAGCTCGCCGAGATCGCCGAGGGCCGCGTCGACATCATCATCGGCACCCAGCTCGTCGCCAAGGGCCACAATTTCCCGCGACTCAATCTCGTCGGCGTGGTCGATGCGGATCTCGGCCTTAGCAATGGCGATCCGCGCGCGGCGGAACGTACCTGGCAATTGCTCAACCAGGTGATCGGCCGCGCCGGCCGCGAGCAGGGCCGCGGCGTCGGCTATCTCCAGACCCACCAGCCCGATCATCCCGTGATGAAGGCGCTGATCGCCTGCGACCGCGAGGCCTTTTACGACAGCGAGATCGACCTGCGCGAGAGAACGCTCTATCCGCCGTTCGGCCGGCTCGCGAGCCTGATCATCTCCGCGGGCGACCGCCCGAGCGCGGATGGTTTCGGCCGCAAGCTGGTGGCGCTCGCCCCGCGCGACGAGCGCGTCGTCGTGCTGGGCCCGGCCGAAGCCCCGCTCGCCGTGATCAAGGGCCGCTACCGCTTCCGTATCCTGGTGAAGTCGGCGCGCGGCTTTGACCTTTCGGATTACTTGCGCAACTGGCTCGCGGTGTGCCCGAAGCCGACAGGCAATCTGAAGCTGGAAGTCGACGTCGATCCGCAGAGCTTTTTGTAGCGACCGTCATTCCGGGGCGCGCGCAGCGCGAGCCCGGAATCCATTTCACCGCAGACTCTGTCGCCCAATGGATTCCGGGCTCGCGACTTCGTCGCGCCCCGGAATGACAGGGAATAAAAAAGCCCGCGGTCCCCCAAGACCGCGGGCTTGTTTCATGCGCGCATCAAACTGATGAAATCTGCGCGGGCAATGTGAGGCGTCTTGAACGCCTTACGAGACGACTTCGGCGGTGACGCGGCCGACACCGGCGCCGGTGAGGCCGATGGCGCGGGCTGCGCCCGTGGAGAGGTCGAGCACGCGGCCGCGAATGAACGGGCCACGGTCATTGATGGTGACGATGACACTCTGGCCGCCATGGGTGACGCGGAGCTTGGTGCCGAACGGCAGCGAACGGTGTGCCGCGGTCATGGCATTCTGGTTGAAGCGCTGGCCCGAGGCGGTGCGGCTGCCGGATTCGTTGCCGTAATAGGAGGCCATGCCGGAGAAGCTGCGGCCGGTGCCCGAGGACGGGGTCATGGACGCATTGGCGTTGCGCCACTCTGCGCCGGCATTGGTGTCGGCCTGGGCGTGGTGGCGGTGATGGTGCGAGTGCCGGTGGTGATGCCGGGATTTGGCGGAAGCTTCGGTGGCAGTTCCACCGACGATGAGAGTTGCGGCAACAAAGGCAATCGCCGTGCGCGGCCGGGTCACGGTGCCCAGCGTCTTCAAAGACAGCATTTATCGGTCCCTAAGCTAGTATTGCCACATATGTGGCAAGTGGAGCCCCCATCAGTTTGTGAGCGGGACGGCGTTTCGATTCCCAATGAGGCGTGAATTGGGCAGTAAATCCATTATATGTCGTCATGACATGTCTTGTGACTGGCACCGATATTGCAGCGGATGTTCCGCAATTTTCCATTTTAATAATTCGTTAACCTTCAATTTACTTACGAATACTGTAAAGCGAAGTCGTTGTTCCCGATCTTTAGAATTCGATAAGTATTCGGAAGGGGGCGCAGGCCGGCCCGCTGTCACGCCTCTGCGATCCGTGTTCATGGCCGCTATGCGCTGGGGGCAGGAACGAAATGGCGAGATGTCGCCGTAAGGCTCGCGGCAATTCCGTGGCACGGCAGGTTGACTGGAAAGGTTGCCTGAGAGCTCATCATTCCGCGCGCGCGACTGCGACGAACTGGCGAACGAACCTCATGCCTTTAATTTGGCGTCATGTTGCACGTGCGCGCCTGCTATGTTAGCAAAGCCGCGATTTTAACGGACCCGGCACCTCCCGTGTCGGCCGAAAATCGAAGTCCCGCTTGAATTCCAAGGGCTTGGATCGCTAGGCGCCGCTTCGTGGCGACGGTTTTTCCCTTGCGAGTTTGACAGCAAAAAGAGCGCGTCTGTGGCTGCAGAAGATACGTCCGTTTCAGGTGTGTCGGGCCGTTATGCAACGGCCTTGTTTGAACTGGCCCGCGACCAGAAAGTGGTCGACGAGGTCAAGGCCGATCTCGATAAATTCGATGCCTTGCTGAACGAGAGCGCCGATCTCAAGCGCCTCGTCCGCAGCCCGGTGTTCGCGGCCGAGGCCCAGACCAAGGCGCTTGGGGCTGTGCTGGACAAGGCCGGCATCGCCGGCATCTCCGCCAATTTCCTCAAAGTGCTGACCGCCAACCGCCGCCTGTTCGCGGTGGCTGACGTCATCCGCGCCTATCGCGCCCTCGTCGCCAAGTTCAAGGGCGAGACGACGGCCGACGTGACCGTGGCGGAAGCGCTCTCTGACAAGAATCTCGACGCCCTCAAGGTTGCCCTGAAGTCGGTGACCGGCAAGGACGTCGCGCTGAACGTGAAAGTCGATCCCTCGATCATCGGTGGCCTCGTCGTCAAGCTGGGCAGCCGCATGGTCGATGGTTCGCTTCGCACCAAACTCAATTCGATCAAGCACGCGATGAAAGAGGCAGGCTGATGGACATCCGCGCCGCGGAAATTTCCGCGATCCTCAAGGACCAGATCAAGAATTTCGGCCAGGAAGCTGAAGTCTCCGAAGTCGGACAGGTGCTGTCCGTCGGCGACGGTATCGCCCGCGTCTATGGTCTGGACAACGTCCAGGCCGGTGAAATGGTCGAGTTCGAGAACGGCACCCGCGGCATGGCGCTGAACCTCGAAACCGACAACGTCGGTGTCGTTATTTTCGGTGCCGACCGCGAGATTAAGGAAGGCCAGACCGTCAAGCGCACCCGCGCCATCGTGGACGCGCCGGTCGGCAAGGGCCTGCTCGGCCGCGTCGTCGACGCGCTCGGCAATCCCATCGACGGCAAGGGTCCGATCCAGGCCGACAAGCGTATGCGCGTCGACGTCAAGGCGCCCGGCATCATTCCGCGCAAGTCGGTGAGCGAGCCGATGGCGACCGGCCTCAAGGCGATCGACGCCCTGATCCCGATCGGCCGCGGCCAGCGCGAGCTGATCATCGGCGACCGTCAGACCGGCAAGACCGCGATCGCGCTCGACACCATCCTGAACCAGAAGCCGCTCAACGCGCAGCCCGACGAGAACATCAAGCTGTATTGCGTCTACGTCGCGGTCGGCCAGAAGCGTTCGACCGTCGCCCAGTTCGTGAAGGTGCTGGAAGAGCAGGGCGCGCTCGAATACTCGATCGTCGTCGCCGCCACCGCCTCGGATCCGGCGCCGATGCAGTACATCGCCCCCTTTACTGCCTGCACCATGGGCGAATTCTTCCGCGACAACGGCATGCACGCCGTCATCATCTACGACGATCTGTCCAAGCAGGCCGTCGCTTACCGCCAGATGTCGCTGCTGCTGCGCCGTCCGCCGGGCCGCGAAGCCTATCCGGGCGACGTGTTCTATCTGCACTCCCGCCTGCTCGAGCGCGCGGCGAAGCTCAGCAAGGACCATGGTTCGGGCTCGCTGACGGCGCTGCCGGTCATCGAAACCCAGGCCAACGACGTGTCGGCCTACATCCCGACCAACGTCATCTCGATCACCGACGGCCAGATCTTCCTGGAAACCGACCTGTTCTTCCAGGGTATCCGTCCTGCGGTGAACGTCGGTCTGTCGGTGTCGCGCGTCGGCTCCTCGGCGCAGACCAAGGCCACCAAGAAGGTCGCCGGCAAGATCAAGGGCGAGCTCGCGCAGTACCGCGAAATGGCGGCGTTCGCGCAGTTCGGCTCCGACCTCGACGCCTCGACCCAGCGCCTGCTGAACCGTGGTTCGCGCCTGACCGAGCTCCTGAAGCAGCCGCAGTTCTCGCCGCTGAAGATGGAAGAGCAGGTCTGCGTGATCTGGGCCGGCACCAACGGCTATCTCGACCCGCTTCCGGTCAACAAGGTGCGCGCGTTCGAGGACGGCCTGCTGTCGCTGCTGCGCGGCAAGAATGCCGACCTCCTCAACACGATCCGCGACAGCCGTGACCTCTCGGACGACAGCGCCGCCAAGCTGAAGTCGGTGGTCGAAGGCTTCGCGAAGAGCTTCGCTTAAGAGGCCCGTCATGGCCGGGCTTGTCCCGGCCATCCACGCGTCGCCGCGTGGAGGGGAAAGACGTGGATGCCCGGGACAAGCCCGGGCATGACGAAAGGATAGGGTCGCGGTCGAGCCACAGGCTGATCGCTGGGGACGAAGAATGGCGTCACTTAAAGACATGCGCGTCCGCATCGCCTCCACCAAGGCGACGCAAAAGATCACCAAGGCCATGCAGATGGTCGCGGCCTCCAAGCTGCGTCGCGCGCAGACCGCGGCGGAAGCCGCGCGTCCCTATGCCGACAAGATGAGCGCGGTGATCTCCAACATCGCCAGCGCCGCTGCGGGTTCGCCCGGCGCGCCGACGCTGCTGGCCGGCACCGGCCGCGATCAGGTCCACCTGCTGCTGGTCTGCACCGGCGAGCGCGGCCTGTCCGGCGCCTTCAACTCCTCGATCGTGCGTCTTGCCCGCGAGCGCGCTTTGGCGCTGATCACGCAGGGCAAGGAAGTGAAATTCTTCTGCGTCGGCCGCAAGGGTTACGAGCAGCTGCGCCGTCAGTTCGACAAGCAGATCGTCGAGCATCTCGATCTGCGCAGCGTCCGCCAGCTCGGCTTCGTCAACGCCGAGGACATCGCCAAGAAGGTCCTGGCGCGCTTCGAGGCCGGCGAGTTCGACGTCTGCACCTTGTTCTATTCGCGCTTCAAGTCGGTCATCGCGCAGATCCCGACCGCCCAGCAGATCATCCCGCTGGTGGTCGAGGAGGGCGCTGCCGCCAACACGACGTCTTACGAATACGAGCCGGAAGAGGACGAGATCCTCACCCGCCTGCTGCCGCGCAACCTCGCGGTCCAGATCTTCCGCGCGCTGCTCGAGAACAACGCCTCGTTCTACGGCGCGCAGATGAGCGCGATGGACAACGCGACGCGCAACGCCGGTGAGATGATCCGCAAGCAGACGCTGGTCTACAACCGCACGCGTCAGGCGCAGATCACCAAGGAACTGATCGAAATCATCTCGGGCGCCGAAGCCGTCTAGCAAAGACGCATCGGTACCCATCAACGCAACATCCCGGTCAGCTGACCGTGGTCTAGAAGTTCGGATCGAAGGAGACATTCAATGGCAGCCCAGGTCGGTCGCGTCACCCAGGTCATCGGCGCCGTCGTCGACGTGCAGTTCGAAGGCCACCTCCCGGCCATTCTCAATTCGCTCGAGACCAAGAACGGCGGCAATCGCCTGGTGCTCGAAGTCGCCCAGCATCTCGGCGAGTCCACCGTCCGCACCATCGCGATGGACACCACCGAGGGTCTCGTCCGCGGCCAGGAAGTCACCGACACCGGCGCTCCGATCCGCGTTCCCGTCGGCGAAGGCACGCTCGGCCGCATCATCAACGTCATCGGCGAGCCGATCGACGAAGCCGGTCCGGTCAAGACGGAAGGCCTGCGCGCGATCCACCAGGAAGCGCCGACTTACACCGACCAGTCCACCGAAGCTGAAATTCTCGTCACCGGCATCAAGGTCGTCGACCTCCTCGCTCCCTACGCCAAGGGCGGCAAGATCGGCCTGTTCGGCGGCGCCGGCGTCGGCAAGACCGTGCTGATCCAGGAGCTGATCAACAACGTCGCGAAGGCGCACGGCGGTTACTCCGTGTTCGCCGGCGTCGGCGAGCGCACCCGCGAGGGCAACGACCTCTATCACGAGTTCATCGAGTCCAAGGTCAACGCGGACCCGAAGAATCCGGATCCGAGCGTGAAGTCGAAGTGCGCGCTGGTGTTCGGCCAGATGAACGAGCCGCCGGGCGCCCGCGCCCGCGTCGCGCTCACCGGTCTGACCATCGCGGAAGACTTCCGCGACCAGGGTCAGGACGTGCTGTTCTTCGTCGACAACATCTTCCGCTTCACCCAGGCCGGCTCGGAAGTGTCGGCGCTGCTCGGCCGTATTCCTTCGGCGGTGGGTTATCAGCCGACGCTCGCCACCGACATGGGCGCGCTGCAGGAGCGCATCACCACCACGCAGAAGGGCTCGATCACCTCGGTGCAGGCCATCTACGTTCCGGCCGACGACTTGACCGACCCGGCGCCCGCGACCTCGTTCGCGCACTTGGACGCGACCACCACGCTGTCGCGCTCGATCGCTGAAAAGGGCATCTATCCGGCGGTGGACCCGCTCGACTCGACCTCGCGCATGCTCTCCCCGCTGGTCGTCGGCGAGGAGCACTACGCGGTCGCCCGTCAGGTCCAGCAGGTGCTGCAGCGCTACAAGGCGCTCCAGGACATCATCGCCATTCTCGGCATGGACGAGCTCTCGGAAGAGGACAAGCTGACCGTGGCCCGCGCCCGCAAGGTCGAGCGCTTCATGTCGCAGCCGTTCCACGTCGCCGAAATCTTCACGGGCTCGCCGGGCAAGTTCGTCGACCTCGCCGACACCATCAAGGGCTTCAAGGGCCTGGTGGAAGGCAAGTACGACCACCTGCCGGAAGCTGCCTTCTACATGGTCGGCACGATCGAAGAGGCGGTCGAGAAGGGCAAGAAGCTGGCGGCCGAGGCCGCCTAAGCTGGCGAATAGCGAATAGGGAGTAGCGAATAGCTGCTCTCTCTTTTGCCACTCGCCATTCGCCACTCACCATTCGCAGGTTCTCCATGGCCACCTTCCATTTCGATCTCGTCTCGCCGGAAAGGCTCGCATTCTCGGGTGAGGTCGACCAGGTCGATGTCCCCGGCTGGGAAGGCGATTTCGGCGTGCTCGCCGGACATGCCCCCCTCGTGGCTGCTGTGCGGCCGGGTATCCTGACGATCATCACCGGCGGCCAGAAGCAGAAGGTCATCGTGACCGGTGGGCTCGCCGAAGTGTCCGAAGATCGCCTGACCGTGCTCGCCGACGTCGCAACGTCGATCGAGGAGCTGGATCGGGC
The genomic region above belongs to Bradyrhizobium arachidis and contains:
- a CDS encoding DUF4337 domain-containing protein, with amino-acid sequence MSAHESMEHAEHAEHASGSNKKIALLIAVLALFLAISETLGKGAQTEAISKNVEAANLWAFFQAKSIRRTVVVTAAEQGKLTLGATTDDAQKALVQKQIDDWTKTAQRYRSEPETGEGTEQLAEKAKHAEHERDEATAKYHHFELASAAFQIGIVLASATIITGMVALAYVGGILTLAGLIMTALGLWWPHLMHLH
- a CDS encoding F0F1 ATP synthase subunit gamma; this encodes MASLKDMRVRIASTKATQKITKAMQMVAASKLRRAQTAAEAARPYADKMSAVISNIASAAAGSPGAPTLLAGTGRDQVHLLLVCTGERGLSGAFNSSIVRLARERALALITQGKEVKFFCVGRKGYEQLRRQFDKQIVEHLDLRSVRQLGFVNAEDIAKKVLARFEAGEFDVCTLFYSRFKSVIAQIPTAQQIIPLVVEEGAAANTTSYEYEPEEDEILTRLLPRNLAVQIFRALLENNASFYGAQMSAMDNATRNAGEMIRKQTLVYNRTRQAQITKELIEIISGAEAV
- a CDS encoding F0F1 ATP synthase subunit epsilon produces the protein MATFHFDLVSPERLAFSGEVDQVDVPGWEGDFGVLAGHAPLVAAVRPGILTIITGGQKQKVIVTGGLAEVSEDRLTVLADVATSIEELDRAQFADKIAELQEKLSEKEGSELDLAIARLDHYKSIQHELNTTAMH
- the atpA gene encoding F0F1 ATP synthase subunit alpha translates to MDIRAAEISAILKDQIKNFGQEAEVSEVGQVLSVGDGIARVYGLDNVQAGEMVEFENGTRGMALNLETDNVGVVIFGADREIKEGQTVKRTRAIVDAPVGKGLLGRVVDALGNPIDGKGPIQADKRMRVDVKAPGIIPRKSVSEPMATGLKAIDALIPIGRGQRELIIGDRQTGKTAIALDTILNQKPLNAQPDENIKLYCVYVAVGQKRSTVAQFVKVLEEQGALEYSIVVAATASDPAPMQYIAPFTACTMGEFFRDNGMHAVIIYDDLSKQAVAYRQMSLLLRRPPGREAYPGDVFYLHSRLLERAAKLSKDHGSGSLTALPVIETQANDVSAYIPTNVISITDGQIFLETDLFFQGIRPAVNVGLSVSRVGSSAQTKATKKVAGKIKGELAQYREMAAFAQFGSDLDASTQRLLNRGSRLTELLKQPQFSPLKMEEQVCVIWAGTNGYLDPLPVNKVRAFEDGLLSLLRGKNADLLNTIRDSRDLSDDSAAKLKSVVEGFAKSFA
- a CDS encoding septal ring lytic transglycosylase RlpA family protein → MLSLKTLGTVTRPRTAIAFVAATLIVGGTATEASAKSRHHHRHSHHHRHHAQADTNAGAEWRNANASMTPSSGTGRSFSGMASYYGNESGSRTASGQRFNQNAMTAAHRSLPFGTKLRVTHGGQSVIVTINDRGPFIRGRVLDLSTGAARAIGLTGAGVGRVTAEVVS
- a CDS encoding F0F1 ATP synthase subunit delta, with protein sequence MAAEDTSVSGVSGRYATALFELARDQKVVDEVKADLDKFDALLNESADLKRLVRSPVFAAEAQTKALGAVLDKAGIAGISANFLKVLTANRRLFAVADVIRAYRALVAKFKGETTADVTVAEALSDKNLDALKVALKSVTGKDVALNVKVDPSIIGGLVVKLGSRMVDGSLRTKLNSIKHAMKEAG
- a CDS encoding tyrosine recombinase XerC, whose product is MSKAAAPPIELASADPTIALEMTRWLAHLGAERRLSPKTLEAYGRDLRQCLDFLCSHWGERVTLERFASLEATDIRAFMAMRRADDIAGRSLMRALAGLRSFGRFLEREGKGKVGALSAIRAPKVAKSLPKPLPMASAKRLADADERAGEERETWILTRDAAVMALLYGSGLRISEALGLKRREVPRPGEGDVLIVTGKGNKTRMVPVLQNVLELVQEYVSMCPYPLPAEGPIFVGARGGPLSPRIIQLAMERLRGALGLPDSATPHALRHSFATHLLSRGGDLRAIQELLGHSSLSTTQIYTGIDSERLLEVYASAHPRR
- the atpD gene encoding F0F1 ATP synthase subunit beta, whose product is MAAQVGRVTQVIGAVVDVQFEGHLPAILNSLETKNGGNRLVLEVAQHLGESTVRTIAMDTTEGLVRGQEVTDTGAPIRVPVGEGTLGRIINVIGEPIDEAGPVKTEGLRAIHQEAPTYTDQSTEAEILVTGIKVVDLLAPYAKGGKIGLFGGAGVGKTVLIQELINNVAKAHGGYSVFAGVGERTREGNDLYHEFIESKVNADPKNPDPSVKSKCALVFGQMNEPPGARARVALTGLTIAEDFRDQGQDVLFFVDNIFRFTQAGSEVSALLGRIPSAVGYQPTLATDMGALQERITTTQKGSITSVQAIYVPADDLTDPAPATSFAHLDATTTLSRSIAEKGIYPAVDPLDSTSRMLSPLVVGEEHYAVARQVQQVLQRYKALQDIIAILGMDELSEEDKLTVARARKVERFMSQPFHVAEIFTGSPGKFVDLADTIKGFKGLVEGKYDHLPEAAFYMVGTIEEAVEKGKKLAAEAA
- a CDS encoding primosomal protein N', which gives rise to MDHTSRSNAAPTNATRMVDVLVPVALDQTYSYKVPRGMELKAGDLLSVPLGPREVLAVVWGENANPDPRLHNRLKEVSEKLDIQPLKPELRAVVDWVANYTLSPRGMVLRMCLRMGENLGPERVRPGVRLVGDPPRRLTPARARVIEVLSDRLLHGKSEAAKEAGVSAGVIDGLVDEGTLTVEPMPPPPPPPAPDPDFGRPDFSPLQRAGVDAMRALAANGTFHVALLDGVTGSGKTEVYFEAVAETIRRGKQSLILMPEIALTGQFLDRFAQRFGVRPIEWHSELTPRTRARNWAAISEGSAPVVVGARSALFLPYANLGLIVVDEEHDQAYKQDEGVHYHARDMAVVRGHIAKIPVVLASATPSVESEVNARKNRYQRVALPSRFGGQHMPHIEAIDLRREPPARGRFISPRLAGEIRTAIERREQALLFLNRRGYAPLTLCRACGHRFACTICDAWLVDHRFRQRLVCHHCGFSMPRPHLCPNCSAEESLVAVGPGVERLQEEAAALFPDARTMVLSSDLITSIETMRSELAEIAEGRVDIIIGTQLVAKGHNFPRLNLVGVVDADLGLSNGDPRAAERTWQLLNQVIGRAGREQGRGVGYLQTHQPDHPVMKALIACDREAFYDSEIDLRERTLYPPFGRLASLIISAGDRPSADGFGRKLVALAPRDERVVVLGPAEAPLAVIKGRYRFRILVKSARGFDLSDYLRNWLAVCPKPTGNLKLEVDVDPQSFL